The genome window CACATTTTGTCCTGGTAGCATAAATACAGACCTCTGTTAACATAGAAAAATATCATAACAATTTTGTTGATCCAAGCAATCTCCGGTACAAAGCAGATATGAAAAACAGAATGCTCCAAGGAATGAAAGATTAGAAGAATGATTGACAGAGTGTAGGAACATCCTGGTTGTTGAAGTAAATGTTTCATTAAATTCATTGCACCAATGATGAAGGGATTTCATTACCATCTGTCAACCAACCATATTTAGACCTAAATACTTAATGATTCAGAGCTGTTCCAGATATTATAGAATGAACAATTGaagtaaacaaataaagaaTCTTAAGAGCTTGGCATGCAAGAAGATAtcattttttccatttcaatGGAATGGCAACTTACTGAGAATGTATGACTCGAGTTCATATCTGAATAAGTATCGAATATAGCTTCATATTCAAATGTGTTGAATATAGGTTTCGAACACAAATGCTTTAGAGAAAATGAGGAGTTAAAAAGAAGTTTGATTGAATCCATATGATGCCTCTTCTTCTCATCGTCTTCTTGTTTCTGATATACAAAACAAGATTGTCTTCCAATGGTATGAACAGCTTGAACCCAAGGTTTAGCTCAGTTGGTTCGTACAGTTTATACTAAGAGCGGTATTAAACACGTTTAGGATTCGAATCCCGACATCCACGACCCATTCCTCTATTTCATCCTTTTGTTCAATGAAGAGGTAAAAGGCAGGTGTAATGAGAAAAGGATATGAACCATGGATTTGATGCATTCAATGAGGCACCAATGGCATTTGAATTATATCAGTTGTTAGAGTGGAGTGGGGGCAAAGCTGAGACTAATGTCTTGTCAATACTGAATTATTAGCCAATAATGAAGAGTGAAAAACTCAAAACAGTACCACTGACTGGGCTCTTTTACACACTATTGAAACGATTAATCATATTGCAGCTTTTCCCTTAATAATTCAGAACCATTTGTCAGAATCCTTTTATATAATCAAGATGCTGAAAAAGCTAAAACAGATACCCCTGAGTTTTGCAGACAAGTAATATGACTCTTGTGGTTTCCAAACCTGGTTAGGTACACGTCTCCTTCAAAATTTATGAGTTTTTGGAGATGTTCAACTTCAGCTACCTAAACCGAAACCGAAACAATAGGGCTTTGTAGGAtagaaaaaacaaagagaacCCAAGCTCCCATTACCTTTCTTTCGTGATAGGCTTCATTAAGCTCTGGTTTACCATGCCCAAACCTCTTCAGCGGCCATGGTTGAGAGCAATGCTCGGCTTCTGTGTCAGCCAAGAAATTAATGACCAAAAGCCATTGTTAGAAGTAGACCAGCTAGATTGGGTTGTTAACTTAAAACTCAGTTCTAACATGGTTTTCGAGAACGCCTATTTCTTTGCTTTGCCCCCTCCAAATCCAGCCTGGACATGCCTGCATTTTAGCTGTCAAAACAAAAGCGTAGATTGCGAGGAGGCAAAGAGTTATAGATCATCAGCTGGAAAGAATTGCAGTTAATGCAATGACAGAAGATATTGTCAAAAATAATGGGAGTATTAGATAAGCTTATATTTAATCAGATTGATGAGAGTTTTAAGTTTCTTTTCACAGTTTAATGAAGAATAGCTCAAGCAGAATGCCAGATATGACTTCCACAAAAAGTGATTCACGTCAAGGATTTTGCCAGTTAGGCCCTGAAAGCACAATAGATTAACAATTATGGCCATACTTGAGCTTCTTCATGGAGTAGCTACAGTAAAAGTCAAGAAAAGAAGTTGATTTATACAATGAGAACATGCTGTTTAATAGTCTTTTTCAGCCTTTAACAACTTGAAAAACACATGGGGTATAATTGGGTTTTTAAGGATATAACTTATTGCCCAGTCATTTTCACATGAAGTTTATGGCTGAAAATAACTGACTTGAAACCATAGATCTTGTTCTTGAAAGTGCACATAAATAAGATCACTTCATTTGCCAGccaataaacaaaaacaagtaCCGACAAATTCTAGCTAGCGCTGAATATGAAGATATTTAAGAACacaaatttttgagaaaactattataaattatataacatttGAGAAATCCACCAGAGTAGAGGGGAATTCTAGCAAAGGTCCATCTAGAAAGCCATGCTCGGTtttattgcaaaagaaaaagaattttaatggaGACCGATTACCTTTAAATCTTTAATTATCTTCCCTATCGCAATAAGCCGGGAGTCGATCATATAATGAATCAAATCCCAGAAACCATCATATAAGAGCTTAGCAAATAAAGGAACTATTTCATTTACTATCTTATTATTGCATCTAAGAGACAGAAATATGAACAAAGAAgcacaaaaaaaagaagaaaaaaagagtatGCACATAGCATTAACAAGTAgacaaaaattttgaacacaAAATCAACTACAGAACCAAGATTGCAGATTTacttagaaatttaattataatataacaaCACAAAGATGAACACAACATCAGGACCAAAGATCCAACTACATATCCTGCTTTCTTTACACTGATATATGGTGATAAATACAAGCAAATCTCTATTTTCTTATGGTTTTCCTtcttacccttttttttttttgtggtgcATACCTCAAACCCTTTTatccatcttcatcttcatgaTCCATGAGTTCCCCAAAGCCAAAAACAGACATATTTGCAAGTTGCACATTTGACACTAATGGTGTAAATCAACCAACACAAAAAGAGAGGTTTCACTCAGGGTTGTGTCCCCTTGCAAAAGAATCAAGCCCTTCAGTCCGGCTTCGAACAATCCTATGGAACACTTCCCTAACCTGCTTTTCCAGCGGTTCTAAATCTTCCTTCAATGCATCAAGAACCTGCTCCAATTCCTTCACTCTCTGCTTAACTTCCCTTTCCTTGTCCTCACTCAAAGGAAACTGCACGGAATCAGCCAATTCACCCAACAACCGAGAACATTTCTCCATCTGATAAATCTCCCTCAACAGGCCACACGCATTTTTCCTATCCCTTTTCTTTGACTCCTCCAGAATCCTCTCGTGCAACCAAAGTATAGGAGCAGACCATGGGAACTGCCTGGGAACGTTAAAATGAACTTGCAAGCCACGATCTTGGCACGGAATTGCAGCCACCAATGCCCACATTACAAATAACAAGACAGAACCCATTGTGTAAACAGGCACTGCAAGTCCATTGGTGGCTAAAATCTCATTCCCTCGTGGCGCAGCCAAGTTGTTCCCAATTGCCTGGAGCTGCCTGGCGGCAGACCAAGACCTTGAAACGCTCCAAGACAAGGACCTGAAATGACCCAAAGATCGATGGTGATGATCCTTGGAGTGACTACCGCTAGTGTTGTGTCTCCCAAAGGAACGGTTCCTATGAGCCAGGGCTTGACCTGAATCTTTCTCATCAAGCATCCCAATTGCTAAATCTATCAACGCCTTCCTCGCACGACGGAATTGCCCTTCTCCTAGACTTCTCTGATAACCAACATTACTATCACCCAAAGCGCAAAGAACGATTTCTAGAAGCTTCTGCCATTGCCTGATCTGTTCAATCCCGTCGCGAATCGCATTGCAAACATCAAGCGCCTTGACAGTACGCTCGTAAAAATCGGCGATCAAACGGTCCATGGGCGACTTCTTCACTAGAGCTATGTTGTTAAAAAGTATGACCCGAAATTCCTCTTGACAACAGAGGAAAACGTCGAGCAACTTCCGCACCCACGGCAGAGAAAGCAATTCATCGGAAGGGACAGAAGCTAAATCGTGAAATCTGTCAGCTACTCGCCTTTGAAACGACTCGATCTCCGCCTCGTTAGACGCCGATCCACCGATCGGCGATTCCATGGCGTGTACTTGATCCCTCCTCACTGGTAATAACGAACGGCCGATATTTGTCAACGGTGACGAAGTTCCTTGATAATCCGTCGCGGGCATGATCACATCgaataaataataagaataatgattaaaaaatcaaaattgagttTCAATTGGATCGAATATTTAGGATTGAAAATTTGGGGAGAAATAAAGAAGGATGTGGAGAAACCCTAATGAAAAAAGATGGCATTTTTATTGGGGATTTTTGGACCGCGTTTTATGGTAGTTGGAACTTGGGAATAAAGAAAGGGTCTCCGCGGTCTAAAACCGAGGAgtgctattttttttctttttaatcttttactttaataattacatatctattaattaatcatatttaatttaaatttcaggtcaatatactaattaaatatttaaatatcagactctttttaattatgattgagtgttagatttatattttttttagtaactctgcttaaaaatataatttctcaaaaaaaattgaaataatgcaTTTTTCAAATGCTCCTGAAAAACAATTTATCGCTTGAATATCGCAAAGTAATTGGATGAAAGTGTGAT of Gossypium raimondii isolate GPD5lz chromosome 3, ASM2569854v1, whole genome shotgun sequence contains these proteins:
- the LOC105797038 gene encoding protein ROH1; translation: MPATDYQGTSSPLTNIGRSLLPVRRDQVHAMESPIGGSASNEAEIESFQRRVADRFHDLASVPSDELLSLPWVRKLLDVFLCCQEEFRVILFNNIALVKKSPMDRLIADFYERTVKALDVCNAIRDGIEQIRQWQKLLEIVLCALGDSNVGYQRSLGEGQFRRARKALIDLAIGMLDEKDSGQALAHRNRSFGRHNTSGSHSKDHHHRSLGHFRSLSWSVSRSWSAARQLQAIGNNLAAPRGNEILATNGLAVPVYTMGSVLLFVMWALVAAIPCQDRGLQVHFNVPRQFPWSAPILWLHERILEESKKRDRKNACGLLREIYQMEKCSRLLGELADSVQFPLSEDKEREVKQRVKELEQVLDALKEDLEPLEKQVREVFHRIVRSRTEGLDSFARGHNPE